In Carassius carassius chromosome 14, fCarCar2.1, whole genome shotgun sequence, the genomic stretch CACAAtgtgtttgcttaattttaagtgCAAGAATTAATTCCGCTTGGTGCTCCGCGACGTGACAGTGTAGCTGCCACACCACATCCTGTGTCATGTAGTCCACGTACTGAACCTTCTGAGAAGACTCCAAAACTCTTGAACTCACTGCCTAATTGCATCCAGCCCACCAAAAACCGTGAGCTGGAGCAGAGGGACAAGACCACTTCAGCTGCACTCAAAGCCTCCAACAAGAGACCAGAACAGGACCGTATTCTCAGTGGCAAAGTTATGAGAAAACTACAACCGAATAATGGCAACATTTACTCCAGGAAGAATGGCTCTGTCATTCACACAGTTAAAAAGGACATGCTACAGAGGAGCAGTTCTTACAAGAAGAACAAAGAACTTTCTTATGCACTCAGTAAGGAGCTGAATGAAAACTTAAGGGTAAATGCAACTCTTAATTTTTTCTGAAGTTATTATCCACATTTCTAAGAGTATTGTAAAGCAGCGATTCTCAGCCTTTTTTTTCCCAGCCAAATTGGTTaattggttaatttttttttttaatcttctctcTCTGGTGATTAACTTCAGGACTTTGGCAGTCATGGAAATATTATGGAATTATAAAATGGGGTTTTACATAATGTAAAGTTATTTAAAGTAATGAAATcgtaaaacctttaaaaaaaaatttttttattgaattttttcccCTATTTATGCTAAGATCTAAATGTTTTATCAGTTATATCTTGCTATtgtgtataataaatattttaattgtgatgtccAGTGTTGGGCACTAACGCATTACTTAGTAACAcgttactgtaatttgattactttGTTTGTAACAGAGTAATCTAACGTGTTAcaattttcaaaatagtaattaGAGTATAGTTACAAGCCGAGGTCTCTATACATTATTGACGCGTTACgttgctgacagaatgcagtgttttataatctagagattgtaaaaagGATGTAGCACATGCACGGTTGATTCAAGTGCATTCAGTGGATTAGAGACCTTCTCGTGCAAGACCCGACGCAACAAAGTGCGGTGCGGGACAAGATGGTCTAGTGCTGGTGCAGGCAGACAGTCTTTTGTGTGGGATGTGGGAGAATATTTAACCTAATAATTCACGGGACTCCTGCAAAATcgaaatatctaaatataaaatatctaaaacaaataaattgttattcatctattgcacaaaagcaacatgaactaatataaaatataaacgatCAACAGGCGCAAGTGTATGCAGAGTTTCTACTTAGGCTATAACACATGTTTTCAGCATTGAGCAATGCAATGCTGAAATTTGCGTGCTCACGAattcattaaaacacacaaattGTAGACTTTATGAAATACTCATTaagcatatatttattgtgttataacagaAATTTGTGAGATTGCGATGAACTGAGATGTGTTTTAGAGATTATGAATGCAGCGCTCTTTGCTGGCATTCTGCCAAACCATGCACACAGCAGCTgcttgctttagttaaaaataacagtgttctgtgaatgttgatgctttaataacaaatatttattgggagtgtgtatgctgggatttcatGGAGAAAAAAGTAACGTAACTAGTAATgttactaattacttttgaaatgaaGTAATCAGAGCAGTAatgtgattacttttaaaaggagtaatcagtaatttgattacattttcagagtaacttaGAGTCCAATTTGTAAGCTTTTCAAGATTGTTCTTTTCTGTGAATCGATTAAATGGGTTGTCAAATAAATCTGAAAGATTCATTAATGCATCTGtcctaatcaaatatgattttttttttttatgtccagAAAGGCCTAAGTACTggaatttaattacttaaaaaatctGGGAACCCTGTCATTTAgattttgttatataatttttatatcttgTGGttggtgtttgttttttgtattctAACTTGATAATCCTCTGATGTTCTGTGTTCAGCTCGGAGGAGGCTTGTTTCAGTCAGATGCTATGAAAGTCCAGAGACATTCTCTTCCTTATACATCTCACTCCAGGCATAACCCTGAGAGTAGTAGTTCCTGCTTATTCCAGCAGAGACCTAAAGCATCAGTTAAGACAGGGGAGCGGATCATCCACCATCCTGATCAGAAAAAAGAAAGACTGGAGAATAGAGACCACAAAACCTCCTATTGTAGTAACATGTCCATACAGAAGGTACAGGTATTTTTGTTGAATAATTTTATGTATGATTTCCACCTTTTTCAAGTGACTATGGATGTCACACATGTTTTCACctattttcatttattgttttacaGAAATTAAGCACCCCTCACCACAAAACTAATCCAGGTAAGAATTATTACCCTTTTTTTTCTAATGATCTTGCCGAGCTTTTTATTTCATAACCTTTAAAACTAAGGTGTTTCTCTTTCTATATCAAATACAACTTTTTGCCAGCAGAGGACAGGATGTCCCTGTCTGGAAAGAGAAAAAAGGAGGGTAGTACAGAAAATGAGAAGGAAATAAAACGCCCATGTGTTGATTTCCAACCCTCTACCAGCTCTGCCAAATGTGCTTTCATGAAGGGCAGCAATGAGTCTGTGATAACCATTAAGGAGAAATCCCATAAAATGCTTCCTGCTGCACCAATCAGCAACAACAAAcccagacttctgccttcccccCCCAGGCAGCTGTTTAAACCAAGTAAGGACTCAAACGCAGCAAGTGACAAACCTAACTCATTTCAACTCACTAAATCTCCCACAATTGCAGAGCAAAAAGACGTTATGGTGACGCATGCCAACAAAAATCCCAAAGCTCCACCCAGCCAACCACATTCACGCAAAGTCTCTCCGAAGTCAAGCTCAATGTTCGACAGCATCGAGACGCAACTCTTTACACCAGACTGTTGCTTACCATCGCCCAAAAcgcataataaaaaaacaaatgctgAGAGAGAAACTTGCAAACAAACAAGCCTCTCTTCCAACCATAAGGAGAGTGATAAAATTGTCTCGTCCCCCCATCATCTCGATCTAAAGTCACCCTGCATTGCAAAACAAGCCGGTTCATGTAAGATGGAAACGGATGAAAGAATACAGTTGAAAGTGGAGCAGTCACGCAGCCCCAAGGCTATCATGCCTGTCCCAGCAGTGTCGTTGAATGTAGAAGGATCAAGAGAACAGAAGTGCTGCCCCCAGTGGAAAGATCCCTTAGATATTGAGTTGGGAGACGACTCTGGCGATGAGCTGAGAGAGCACTGCAATATCAGtctgagcagcagcagcagtggtCTTGAAGATGAGCCGCTGCCATCTCTGGAGAAGCTGATGAGTCGGAGAGACCATGTGCCTGTTACTCCCGAAAAAGATGCTTTTTCAGAGCCCAACACACCTGTCTCAAAAGTAGCAGTAAGTTTAAGGATGTTCAGAAAACATGTCATGACCTCATGTGTCATTAATCAGTCTTTGACAAGCCTGAATTTCACaagaacctgtttttttttttttcaattaacctGTATTAGCCAGAGGCAGTCAAAACCAAAGCCGTTAGTTATCGAAATACACTGGAGCAGATGCTGCAAGAGAGGGAACAATATCAGAGGTGGGTCTGAAAACCTcatttgttttttcccccaactTGATTCTCAGCATGACTCATTTTGTGCTTGGTAGCCCTTGGTTTGTTGTAGTGCTGTGGATATCAGTGATTGAGAAGTCAAAATCTCAATGTAGACAGCTTTTATTAGTGGTGTTTACCAAGGCAGGCATGGCTATTAAAAGGacaattcacctaaaaatgaaaattctgtcattgtttactcacactcatgttgttccaaacccataacacaatttttttttttttttaatgaaatctgggAGATTACTGTCTCACCTTTGAAAGTCCACACAAAAATGTTGACACCCGTAGAGATTGTAAAACCAATCAAGTAGTtgaatccaagtcttctgaagagtcCAGATTTAATATAGACTAAAtctgtatataaatatgtataaacacTGATACATAGAAAAAAATCTTTGAGGATTCGTTTACCATATTTGATCTTCATTTATGTTTTGATAACATGAAGACATGATCAgtcaatgatgacagaattttccattttaaaCCAGCCTTTATATTGCTTGCATTTAGTattagtgactttttttttaaaaagtattagctGTATAGACTACAGGCATGAATGAGAATTCAAATTGTGACAAAAAATGGCAGAAGAATTGCAGTAATACATAAGGTGGACTCTTTTGACTTCAAACAGTAAGCAACTTGTCAGACATActagaacagtggttctcaaccttttggaCTCCAAGGCCCTCCTGTGTCTGTGACAATATTTGAAGGCCAATATTCGGAGCTCAGGATGAGAATTGCTGTCCTAGAACTAGTAGGAGTAACAGTTTActccataaaatgtaaaattgtagTCCTAATTTACCCTTGGTGTATTAATGCCTGGCATTCTGGCTGACAGTATCACTTTGGGTGTGTAAAATTGACAGATTGTTGTTTATTCTGACTGTCAGTTTCACAGACCTGTGATTATGCCATGGGAGAATTTGTTGAGACAGATCATGCTGCATTTAGCCTGCAGTCTCACCCTGATGAATGTCTAATAATTACTTGACACACTTTGCTTTTCATTTGACTACACAGGTCAAAAGAGTTGGAGAGACAATTACTTGAGTCATGTGAAGATGATCTGCTGAATATAGATGAGATTgagaacagtgaaagtaaagaggAAGACATCTCACTTGAGCAAAGGTATTTTTTCCATACTGGCTTAATAGCTGGCTTCattctcataattttttttttttaagtctttcaaATTATATTAAAGCCTTTTGGCATATTTAAATAGATTATGGTAGTCAATTTAAATAGTTTGGAGTCTGAATATATGTGATAAAATTTAGTTTGatttagggatgggcgatatatcgCATTTGAcaaactgacaagctatgcaatatcccgttcattatcgcagatgaatcgccttcgataatgaacgcgatattgagtagcttgtcagtgatctacggctctgtctattaaatgctgctccatttgaaagcaggtgatggcgatttaccgctaatcagggaactggctttactgaagAAATGCGCTTGACAATCGCATGCCATATATATTCCCATCCCTAGTTTGTCTATATgtgcttcttttttattttatgtagaaTGTGAATATGTATAattaatctgaaaaaaaataatgtgtatatatgtttacttttttttttaggaaattttTGCAAAGGTTTTCGGTTGCCTCATGTGCCATCAGGGATATCCACCCAGGAGAGGAAATATTCCTGCCTACTAGGTTTGGTCGACTCTTCAACCACCAGACTCTGGACCTGAGGAAGATTACTGTGACGCCGCATAACAAATCACAACAAATTATCTTTAAGTAAGACTGCCAACATAAGTCATTTTTAGTTTTCTCTAAACTTCAGTTTCTGTTTATGATAAAAGGTGTTTAAATATTATGTTGAATGTCAAATTGtgctaatttttttaaaagtaaataaa encodes the following:
- the LOC132157601 gene encoding SMC5-SMC6 complex localization factor protein 2-like; this encodes MSSFLKQHFTSMVQELIPLGAPRRDSVAATPHPVSCSPRTEPSEKTPKLLNSLPNCIQPTKNRELEQRDKTTSAALKASNKRPEQDRILSGKVMRKLQPNNGNIYSRKNGSVIHTVKKDMLQRSSSYKKNKELSYALSKELNENLRLGGGLFQSDAMKVQRHSLPYTSHSRHNPESSSSCLFQQRPKASVKTGERIIHHPDQKKERLENRDHKTSYCSNMSIQKVQVFLLNNFMYDFHLFQKLSTPHHKTNPAEDRMSLSGKRKKEGSTENEKEIKRPCVDFQPSTSSAKCAFMKGSNESVITIKEKSHKMLPAAPISNNKPRLLPSPPRQLFKPSKDSNAASDKPNSFQLTKSPTIAEQKDVMVTHANKNPKAPPSQPHSRKVSPKSSSMFDSIETQLFTPDCCLPSPKTHNKKTNAERETCKQTSLSSNHKESDKIVSSPHHLDLKSPCIAKQAGSCKMETDERIQLKVEQSRSPKAIMPVPAVSLNVEGSREQKCCPQWKDPLDIELGDDSGDELREHCNISLSSSSSGLEDEPLPSLEKLMSRRDHVPVTPEKDAFSEPNTPVSKVAPEAVKTKAVSYRNTLEQMLQEREQYQRSKELERQLLESCEDDLLNIDEIENSESKEEDISLEQRKFLQRFSVASCAIRDIHPGEEIFLPTRFGRLFNHQTLDLRKITVTPHNKSQQIIFKAHNEHVLSLISAGLLRKAYFSFPCQPEVTRWLFQMMSVYPNPIISSHIMQSLQTIALSAAQHIVEHQSQSFKVWVPSVRDITLVFLNMGASFISLFPLEALQPPFTEGDLLESFQQEETSQDRVISDMKDNGTLLTHNLESVLNYLSLCTTLCPRAYTDEELVLLLTVVCRIGLETHFQLLPTGHLSILLQNLLKNITGWDEQISKVCQTLTDLSEDHHNLRRLVYLLPDSSRGKQLKRHLSVSIISKLLNHTCTYKPSGTEFKLSELKPFLPQMRPSSLLKVLRSARSAEDCDTNLDQQAYYLCYSLLTLTNEASNFEFLPSAQRDDLQSLSSQLEKHIKCDIRESEKMLYRSKVKDFVARIYTKWQVLLTRSRPQEGKLYDYWKPPPEDEVSSCPQDKSCIKSQDNSESAEETLTGEWSGADSDEDAESKEEDCEEPQPLESEVKIEQGDEDCVEDISDVEEEKDEPKQQMMELEDDRKFEPISDDELSETHEDSECEEPHPLESEEKTEQSDEDCVEDISDVEEDKDEPKQPMMELEDDRKFEPISDEELNETREDSEYEDDEDLMNREEELLKDEEPHE